The Pseudomonas orientalis genome contains a region encoding:
- a CDS encoding ABC transporter permease gives MSSGKTVAWPGWLLGLGGLAGLLVLWWLGVKVFGDVDGLSSRFSLAATFSSLWELLGRGELYLHIAVSLKRIFIGLFLALLVGVPLGLLVGSSRNLEAATTPAFQFLRMISPLSWMPIVVMLMGVGDQPIYFLLAFAAVWPIMLNTAAGVRHLDPRWLQLSRSLSATRWETLRRVIIPGVVGHVLTGVRLAIGILWIVLVPCEMLGVSAGLGYYILDTRDRLAYSELMAMVLLIGLLGFALDGFARWLHQRWVHAG, from the coding sequence GTGAGCAGCGGCAAAACCGTAGCGTGGCCGGGCTGGTTGCTCGGCTTGGGTGGCTTGGCGGGTTTGCTGGTGCTCTGGTGGCTGGGCGTCAAGGTATTTGGCGATGTGGATGGATTGTCCTCGCGCTTTTCCTTGGCGGCCACGTTCAGCAGCCTGTGGGAACTGCTGGGGCGCGGCGAGCTGTACCTGCATATTGCCGTGAGCCTCAAACGCATTTTTATCGGCTTGTTTCTGGCCCTGCTGGTGGGCGTGCCGCTGGGGCTGCTGGTGGGCAGTTCGCGTAACCTGGAGGCGGCGACCACCCCGGCGTTCCAGTTTTTGCGCATGATCTCGCCGCTGTCCTGGATGCCCATTGTGGTGATGCTGATGGGGGTGGGCGACCAGCCGATTTACTTCCTGCTGGCGTTTGCCGCCGTGTGGCCGATCATGCTCAACACGGCGGCCGGTGTGCGTCATCTCGACCCGCGCTGGCTGCAGTTGAGCAGGAGTCTGAGCGCCACGCGGTGGGAGACGTTGCGGCGGGTGATCATTCCCGGCGTGGTGGGGCATGTGCTGACGGGCGTGCGCCTGGCCATCGGCATTCTATGGATTGTGCTGGTGCCGTGCGAAATGCTTGGGGTCAGTGCGGGGCTGGGCTATTACATCCTCGATACCCGTGATCGGCTGGCGTACTCGGAACTGATGGCGATGGTGCTGCTGATCGGGCTGTTGGGCTTTGCGCTGGACGGGTTTGCACGGTGGTTGCACCAGCGCTGGGTGCACGCCGGTTGA
- a CDS encoding fe2+ zn2+ uptake regulation protein, which translates to MYNPQAPTDGHSSTAEATFGNGPQGFGKTPEQQGNQRIRHLLKCFGLRTSLIRLKVIDALLTAAGNQRTLGVRGVHSHLLELGIPLSFLSVREVLKRLCSEGVITLNADKSYSLHEEAAKVLEGRV; encoded by the coding sequence ATGTACAACCCACAAGCGCCCACGGATGGACACTCATCAACCGCCGAGGCCACGTTCGGTAACGGTCCACAAGGGTTCGGCAAGACGCCGGAACAGCAGGGCAACCAGCGCATACGCCATTTGCTCAAGTGTTTCGGCCTGCGTACCAGCCTGATTCGGCTGAAGGTCATCGACGCCCTGCTCACTGCTGCCGGCAACCAGCGCACCCTGGGCGTGCGCGGTGTGCACAGCCATTTATTGGAGCTGGGCATCCCGTTGTCGTTTCTCAGCGTGCGCGAGGTGCTCAAGCGCCTGTGCAGCGAGGGCGTGATCACCCTCAATGCCGACAAGAGCTACAGCCTCCATGAAGAGGCTGCCAAAGTGCTTGAAGGACGCGTCTGA
- a CDS encoding membrane-targeted effector domain-containing toxin: MAGISPVSAIRTALLNGVHITDQRLLLNQYQVLSEKIQALIDRQPSIDQQGPSSIARFWTEPRADADNLASAQDELLGTHREMLSTLAALRVEDGTLKPAAKTLIDTAIEHPTLAARERAMKEGERPGVYPLRLDTPQPTGTLLAGAFIITSSDGSSALRRFDTADADRTLPPSEQQGLAVLYTPRDGFEAFDSPGKAFETLRQRISDEPDSARQLMQSLPLTVEESLACDWKNQLSQTLVPVADDVIATGLPQLLERQQQQAQNLLHTQNQAQGVRTIAEPLRLPQTLDNLAQTAELAAHFDGTHALWARTDLLLDHLDQASGSEVFARKLENRKNWKYLAQKLNDAVEQLPENPSAREVSAYLKQTPMNVSPSSAHYLPYILEPGKSVSLETFIGENGLAIPTSRDALLSLAQTASARARQHPFGNFAGALSWPVPLRLEDQPALRAAAIEHFSRTNDEQESPRLGVLDCLLRRQPLSVETLEDPVKTLETLVNSTAGQALGLAMQTEMNGIATENSVNDYTLAVIHLGLDPESITTPHRNRPADFDLAQRGHWFQPPSTLVAALRQHLIDNERTSPALAKTAAHVLLMRTAPQFLVKDIPEHVLYGSQAWANLCIATAAIEAQAPGRVANMTFAEVMIMASTLSPAPASAQKAALLDWGVANNILEAKDDALYSQDEVSQAQAAFTHQQAKLQEACALSDTPMPDREQMARALLEKTFGQSTSIDEKLYSRLSNSLPPKPGKPYSLLEIVMEGVVMDGRWGIKKGASGVDIDTLIAFTKSPDFNVPRAFNEAFAKATAQHKTVKKLSVLNALSQLAPEDKKNLSTGKLKYYQEKSYRVSLLPFTDPMLFHTSPKILVTAEKDGKVSKYEFDTEKGVIHNINHRTVPRAPEYVSDEVSKVEEFFPDIDKSKVVDGMRTFVSYLPTNPLLTWVDTDNYKRDSLDEEQSGMASAPYMFTSPRSHHIAESILGALDLDNPARGKAAAGTTSAERRAEQTRTLRNAFLDLIPLRSAIVNFNDGNYSEGINDVAFDMFGFITAGVGAAAKAGKVLGTTASTLSKALKVTKIMIPPLLKELNPFNGAGELFLGAGKLAYEGASATRDGLRTLRGTAGQPALVAASARYDAAATGAANVAGTTVNASAVKHNEQWYAFDATHMQPYGPPLEDFKPSHTLMPPSPDARRSSKARADVHRHHRVNPYKNPGQVSLSQGRRNGVAPQTGAIVHKTDHLPPTTQEYVDAIRGAPNEAHFTPSRRQPTQDRFELEMNRSHAALQTHLALPRPTLPQTKPYEAVSDLIEKALDSSDIVIFGENHRHLATFRTLDEHIALFKRKNVKVIGIEGVVYDSKMRLKDDGMGHTGPGHRPDDPALNLQTLIKKFQDNGIEVVPLDHFYLTRHRHDRSAFTALSETERNTRRLKEMNYYASRELLRHKHKGKVIALVGRQHINTTQGITGLAEATGGLGIGVYERAGLKVGYGTHSTDARPGPQGTMTSRNDITGDLQIFAPE; this comes from the coding sequence GTGGCGGGCATCAGCCCCGTCAGCGCGATTCGTACAGCCCTGCTGAACGGCGTGCACATCACCGATCAGCGCCTGCTGCTCAACCAATATCAGGTACTGAGTGAGAAGATCCAGGCGCTGATAGATCGGCAACCGAGCATCGACCAGCAGGGGCCTTCGAGCATTGCGCGATTCTGGACCGAACCCCGTGCTGACGCAGACAACCTCGCGTCCGCGCAGGATGAACTGCTGGGCACCCATCGGGAAATGCTGTCCACGCTGGCGGCCTTGCGGGTGGAAGACGGCACGCTGAAACCGGCTGCCAAGACGCTGATTGACACGGCCATTGAGCACCCTACCCTGGCAGCGCGCGAACGAGCCATGAAAGAGGGCGAGCGGCCGGGGGTGTATCCGCTCAGGCTCGATACGCCGCAGCCCACCGGCACCCTGCTGGCAGGCGCCTTTATCATCACCAGCAGCGACGGCTCATCCGCGCTGCGTCGCTTCGACACGGCCGATGCGGACAGGACATTACCGCCCAGCGAACAACAAGGCCTGGCAGTGCTGTATACCCCCCGCGATGGTTTTGAGGCGTTCGACAGCCCAGGCAAGGCGTTTGAAACCCTGCGCCAACGCATCAGCGATGAACCCGACAGCGCCCGACAGTTGATGCAGAGCCTGCCACTGACAGTCGAAGAGAGCTTGGCATGCGACTGGAAAAATCAGCTCAGCCAAACCCTGGTTCCGGTCGCCGACGATGTCATTGCAACAGGCCTGCCGCAGCTGCTGGAACGCCAACAGCAGCAGGCCCAAAACCTTTTGCACACGCAAAACCAGGCGCAAGGCGTCAGGACGATTGCCGAGCCCCTGCGCCTTCCGCAAACCCTGGACAACCTTGCGCAAACCGCCGAACTGGCGGCGCATTTCGACGGCACCCATGCGCTGTGGGCGCGCACCGACCTGCTGCTCGATCACCTGGACCAGGCAAGTGGCAGCGAGGTCTTCGCTCGGAAGCTGGAGAATCGGAAAAACTGGAAGTACCTGGCACAAAAACTCAACGACGCCGTTGAACAACTGCCGGAAAACCCATCGGCGCGGGAAGTATCAGCGTACTTGAAACAAACGCCGATGAATGTTTCCCCAAGCTCCGCTCACTACTTACCCTACATACTGGAACCCGGTAAATCCGTCAGTCTTGAAACATTCATCGGCGAAAATGGCCTTGCAATACCAACGAGCCGCGATGCCTTGCTGTCATTGGCGCAAACCGCCTCAGCACGAGCCCGGCAACACCCGTTCGGTAACTTCGCTGGCGCTTTGTCCTGGCCGGTACCCTTGCGTCTTGAAGACCAGCCAGCGCTGCGCGCCGCCGCCATCGAACACTTCAGCCGCACCAACGACGAACAGGAAAGCCCCCGGCTCGGCGTGCTGGACTGCCTGCTGAGGCGCCAGCCACTGTCTGTCGAAACGCTGGAAGACCCGGTCAAAACCCTGGAAACCCTTGTGAATTCCACGGCTGGTCAAGCGCTGGGGCTGGCCATGCAAACCGAGATGAATGGCATTGCCACCGAAAACAGCGTTAACGATTACACCTTGGCGGTCATCCATCTGGGACTCGATCCGGAGTCCATCACCACCCCCCATCGCAACCGCCCGGCCGACTTCGATCTGGCGCAAAGAGGCCACTGGTTCCAGCCGCCTTCCACCCTCGTTGCGGCGCTGCGCCAGCACTTGATCGACAACGAAAGAACATCGCCTGCCCTGGCCAAAACCGCCGCGCATGTGCTGCTGATGCGCACAGCGCCGCAATTTCTGGTTAAAGATATTCCCGAGCATGTACTTTACGGCAGCCAGGCCTGGGCGAATCTGTGCATCGCCACTGCCGCGATCGAGGCCCAGGCACCTGGAAGGGTAGCCAACATGACCTTCGCCGAAGTGATGATCATGGCAAGCACTCTCAGTCCGGCTCCCGCATCCGCACAAAAAGCAGCATTGCTGGACTGGGGGGTGGCCAATAATATCCTCGAAGCCAAAGACGACGCGCTGTACAGCCAGGATGAAGTCAGCCAGGCACAAGCGGCCTTCACCCATCAGCAAGCGAAACTGCAAGAAGCCTGCGCGTTATCGGACACGCCGATGCCCGACCGCGAACAGATGGCGCGGGCGCTACTGGAAAAGACATTCGGGCAAAGCACATCGATCGATGAAAAACTTTACTCCAGACTTTCCAACAGCCTGCCCCCCAAACCCGGCAAGCCTTATTCGCTGCTTGAGATCGTCATGGAAGGGGTGGTCATGGATGGGCGCTGGGGTATCAAAAAAGGCGCCAGCGGGGTTGATATCGATACGCTTATCGCCTTCACCAAAAGCCCGGACTTCAACGTTCCACGGGCCTTCAACGAAGCCTTTGCAAAGGCCACCGCTCAGCATAAAACCGTCAAAAAACTTTCTGTTCTCAATGCGCTCAGTCAACTTGCGCCCGAGGATAAAAAAAACCTCAGCACGGGGAAACTCAAGTATTACCAGGAGAAAAGCTACAGAGTCAGTCTCCTTCCGTTCACCGATCCCATGTTGTTTCATACCAGCCCGAAAATACTGGTGACGGCGGAGAAAGACGGCAAGGTGTCCAAGTATGAGTTCGATACTGAGAAAGGCGTCATTCACAACATCAACCACCGAACCGTGCCGCGTGCTCCGGAATATGTCTCGGATGAAGTCAGTAAGGTGGAGGAGTTTTTCCCGGATATCGACAAAAGCAAGGTGGTCGATGGCATGCGGACGTTCGTCAGTTACCTGCCGACCAATCCCTTGCTCACCTGGGTCGACACGGACAACTACAAGCGCGACAGCCTCGACGAGGAGCAGTCCGGCATGGCCTCTGCGCCTTATATGTTTACCAGCCCGCGCAGCCATCACATCGCCGAGTCGATTCTTGGGGCACTGGACCTCGACAACCCTGCACGGGGTAAAGCCGCCGCCGGGACCACGTCTGCAGAGCGCCGAGCTGAACAGACCAGAACGTTGAGAAATGCCTTTCTGGACTTGATTCCCTTGCGTTCAGCCATCGTCAATTTCAACGACGGCAACTACAGTGAAGGCATCAACGATGTCGCCTTCGATATGTTCGGCTTCATCACCGCAGGCGTTGGTGCCGCCGCCAAAGCAGGAAAAGTGCTGGGAACGACTGCTTCCACCCTGAGCAAGGCGCTCAAAGTCACCAAAATCATGATTCCCCCCTTGCTCAAGGAGCTCAATCCGTTCAACGGCGCGGGCGAATTGTTCCTGGGGGCCGGCAAATTGGCCTATGAGGGCGCAAGCGCTACGCGAGATGGCCTGCGCACCCTCAGGGGAACGGCTGGTCAACCGGCGCTGGTCGCCGCCAGCGCACGCTATGACGCTGCCGCCACAGGGGCGGCCAACGTGGCGGGCACCACGGTGAACGCCAGCGCCGTCAAACACAATGAGCAGTGGTATGCGTTCGACGCCACCCACATGCAGCCCTACGGCCCGCCTTTGGAGGACTTCAAACCATCCCATACGCTGATGCCCCCGTCTCCCGACGCGCGCCGCTCTTCCAAAGCACGCGCCGACGTCCATCGACACCATCGGGTGAATCCGTACAAAAATCCCGGCCAGGTTTCACTCTCGCAAGGGCGGCGAAATGGGGTTGCCCCACAAACGGGCGCTATCGTTCATAAAACCGATCATTTACCGCCCACCACGCAGGAGTACGTCGACGCCATCAGGGGCGCCCCCAACGAAGCGCATTTCACCCCGAGCCGCAGGCAACCCACGCAGGACCGCTTCGAACTGGAGATGAATCGAAGCCATGCAGCGCTGCAGACACACCTTGCGCTGCCCCGCCCTACCCTCCCTCAAACCAAACCCTACGAGGCCGTGTCCGACCTGATCGAAAAAGCCCTGGACAGCTCGGATATCGTGATATTTGGCGAAAACCACCGACACCTGGCCACGTTCCGCACACTGGATGAGCACATCGCCCTGTTCAAGCGCAAAAACGTCAAGGTCATCGGTATCGAGGGCGTCGTTTACGATAGCAAGATGCGACTCAAGGACGATGGCATGGGCCATACGGGACCAGGACACCGGCCTGACGACCCGGCGCTGAATTTGCAGACGCTGATCAAGAAATTTCAGGACAACGGCATCGAGGTAGTGCCACTCGACCACTTTTACCTGACTCGCCATCGGCATGATCGAAGTGCCTTCACCGCCTTGAGCGAAACGGAGCGCAACACACGCCGGCTCAAGGAAATGAACTATTACGCCTCCCGCGAACTGCTACGGCACAAGCATAAAGGCAAAGTCATTGCCTTGGTCGGGCGTCAGCACATCAATACCACCCAGGGCATTACGGGTCTGGCAGAAGCTACCGGAGGGCTGGGCATCGGGGTGTATGAACGAGCGGGCCTGAAGGTCGGCTACGGCACCCACTCCACGGACGCGCGGCCGGGTCCGCAGGGCACGATGACTTCCCGTAACGACATAACCGGAGACCTGCAAATCTTCGCGCCTGAGTGA
- a CDS encoding AraC family transcriptional regulator produces the protein MNSSSALVDWLLDSLELNTSLFHVGRYCGDWHASTHGLARASFHLIVQGECCLHIDSQPAEYLNNGDAVFLLRDLEYRLSGADSAAGAQECPRRPMLPLDSSATDGVGLVCGFFHFQSGLSAMIVDSLPAWIILRAGDPSLTAARNLFALILQECERLPAPSQALLERLCHLLFLYVLRQQVLDNSKLGGLAALGRQPAFSRLLEQLIARPQENWTLESMAACTGLSRSAFFKRFNELCGQSPGQVLLMMRMRHACQLFKTNQTVADVSLAVGYQSVAAFTRAFHKVTGQQPGAYRRAQT, from the coding sequence ATGAATTCGTCCAGTGCACTTGTCGATTGGTTATTAGACAGCCTCGAACTCAACACCAGCCTGTTTCACGTGGGCCGCTACTGCGGCGACTGGCACGCGAGCACCCATGGCCTGGCCCGGGCAAGTTTTCATCTGATTGTGCAAGGCGAGTGCTGCCTGCATATCGACAGCCAACCGGCTGAGTACCTGAACAATGGCGATGCCGTGTTCCTGCTGCGTGACCTCGAATACCGGCTGTCCGGTGCGGACAGCGCAGCAGGCGCGCAAGAATGCCCGCGCCGTCCGATGCTGCCTCTGGACAGCAGTGCCACCGATGGGGTGGGTCTGGTCTGCGGCTTCTTTCATTTCCAGTCGGGGCTCTCGGCGATGATTGTCGACAGCCTGCCCGCCTGGATCATCCTGCGCGCCGGCGACCCGTCGTTGACCGCCGCGCGCAATCTGTTCGCACTGATCCTGCAGGAATGCGAACGCCTGCCCGCGCCCTCCCAGGCCTTGCTCGAACGCCTGTGCCATCTGCTGTTTCTGTATGTGCTGCGCCAACAAGTGCTCGATAACAGCAAACTGGGCGGCCTGGCGGCACTCGGCCGGCAACCGGCATTTTCCCGTTTGCTGGAACAGTTGATTGCACGCCCGCAGGAGAACTGGACGCTGGAAAGCATGGCCGCCTGCACCGGGCTGTCGCGCTCGGCGTTTTTCAAACGCTTCAATGAGCTGTGCGGACAGTCACCCGGCCAGGTGTTGTTGATGATGCGCATGCGCCACGCCTGTCAGTTGTTCAAGACGAACCAGACCGTGGCGGATGTGTCCCTGGCGGTGGGTTATCAATCGGTGGCGGCGTTTACCCGGGCCTTTCATAAAGTCACCGGGCAACAACCGGGGGCCTACCGCCGGGCGCAGACCTAG
- a CDS encoding ABC transporter ATP-binding protein — protein sequence MSATVMTARDVCLGYAGGPVLQGFDLQLQPGEVVSILGPSGVGKSSLLRVLAGLQAPQGGSVRVLGEPLNGPHPRVAVAFQDPSLLPWLNLEKNVAFGLDFARQPQLSGDERRQRVDHAIAAVGLEHARHQFPAQLSGGMAQRTALARCLARQPQVLLLDEPFGALDEVTRADMQHLLLRVNRQQGSAAVLITHDIDEALLLSDRILLLGNRPARTLGEWRIDLPQPREEQVDAIGALRIDILKTLRQASRPQPNPLELLEPSHVSG from the coding sequence ATGAGCGCGACGGTGATGACGGCCCGGGATGTGTGCCTGGGGTATGCCGGCGGCCCGGTATTGCAAGGCTTCGACCTGCAGTTGCAGCCCGGTGAAGTGGTGTCGATCCTCGGCCCCAGCGGCGTGGGCAAGTCCAGTCTGTTGCGGGTGCTGGCCGGTTTGCAGGCGCCCCAGGGCGGTAGCGTACGCGTGCTGGGTGAGCCTTTGAACGGCCCACATCCACGGGTGGCGGTGGCGTTTCAGGACCCCAGCCTGCTGCCGTGGCTGAACCTGGAAAAGAACGTCGCCTTCGGCCTGGATTTCGCCCGCCAACCGCAGTTGAGCGGCGACGAACGCCGCCAGCGTGTCGACCACGCGATTGCCGCTGTCGGCCTGGAACATGCCCGTCATCAGTTCCCTGCGCAGTTGTCCGGTGGCATGGCCCAGCGCACCGCGTTGGCCCGCTGCCTGGCCCGCCAGCCACAGGTGTTGCTGCTGGACGAGCCCTTCGGCGCCCTGGATGAAGTGACCCGCGCGGACATGCAGCACCTGTTGCTCAGGGTCAATCGCCAACAGGGCTCGGCGGCGGTGTTGATCACCCATGACATCGATGAGGCCTTGCTGTTGTCCGACCGTATCCTGCTGCTGGGTAACCGCCCGGCACGCACCCTGGGCGAATGGCGAATCGATCTGCCGCAACCGCGTGAGGAACAGGTCGACGCCATCGGCGCGCTGCGCATCGACATTCTTAAAACCCTACGGCAGGCGAGCCGCCCTCAACCCAACCCCCTCGAACTGCTGGAGCCTAGCCATGTGTCTGGATGA
- a CDS encoding carboxymuconolactone decarboxylase family protein — translation MSRVPLLTPENAPEAARPFLETALKGSGFIPNLLAVLANAPAALETYITVSALNAKSTLSLADREVVQLIAATNHGCDFCVAGHTAVARNKAKLPENVIEALRQRGELPDARYETLAAFTREVIATRGDVSDAGYDAFRAAGYSEGQALEVILGVSLATLCNFANVFARTPLNPELAHYRWEKPAN, via the coding sequence ATGTCCCGTGTCCCGCTGCTCACCCCTGAAAACGCGCCGGAGGCCGCCAGGCCCTTCCTGGAAACCGCGCTGAAAGGCTCGGGGTTCATTCCGAATCTGCTCGCCGTACTGGCCAATGCGCCAGCGGCACTGGAAACCTATATCACCGTCTCCGCCCTGAACGCCAAGTCAACCTTAAGCCTGGCTGATCGTGAAGTGGTGCAACTGATCGCCGCTACCAACCACGGTTGCGACTTTTGCGTTGCCGGGCACACCGCGGTGGCGCGTAACAAGGCCAAACTGCCGGAAAACGTCATCGAGGCGCTGCGCCAGCGCGGTGAATTGCCCGATGCGCGCTATGAGACACTCGCCGCGTTCACCCGTGAGGTGATTGCCACCCGTGGCGATGTCAGCGATGCCGGCTATGACGCGTTCCGCGCCGCCGGCTACAGCGAAGGGCAGGCGCTGGAAGTGATTCTGGGAGTCAGCCTGGCGACGCTGTGCAATTTCGCCAACGTGTTTGCGCGTACACCGTTGAACCCGGAGCTGGCGCACTACCGTTGGGAAAAGCCGGCCAACTGA
- a CDS encoding ABC transporter substrate-binding protein — protein MCLDDLTHSRRDFLKLSAVLSAAGALPLLSSLQARAASEPDAPVRIGYLPITDATPLLVAHNNGLFDAEGIKAERPVLLRSWAQVIEAFISGQVNVIHLLSPMTVWARYGSKVPAKVVAWNHVGGSGLTVAPGITDVKQLGGKSVAIPFWYSIHNVVVQQLFRDNGLTPVARAAGGAIGANEVNLIVLPPSDMPPALASKRIDGYIVAEPFNALAENLKVGRVQRFTGDVWRNHACCVVFMHEHDLTQRPEWSQKVVNAIVKAQVWTRDNREEAVKLLSKDGPNRYTPHAEPVLSKVLAPAAADRAGYLADGAIRHANWDEHRIDFQPYPFPSYTEELVRRLKDTLIEGDKQFLAELDPAFVASDLVDDRFVRNAIEAVGGMKTFGLPDGYARNEEIGV, from the coding sequence ATGTGTCTGGATGATCTGACCCACTCGCGCCGTGACTTTCTCAAACTCTCTGCGGTGCTCAGCGCCGCCGGCGCCTTGCCGCTGCTCAGCAGCCTGCAGGCGCGTGCCGCCAGCGAGCCCGACGCGCCGGTACGCATCGGCTACCTGCCGATCACCGACGCCACGCCGCTGTTGGTCGCGCACAATAACGGGCTGTTCGACGCCGAAGGCATCAAGGCCGAACGTCCAGTGTTGCTGCGCAGTTGGGCCCAGGTGATCGAAGCGTTTATCTCAGGCCAGGTCAACGTGATTCACCTGTTGTCGCCCATGACCGTATGGGCGCGCTATGGCAGCAAGGTGCCGGCCAAGGTGGTGGCCTGGAACCACGTGGGCGGTTCGGGCCTGACCGTGGCGCCGGGCATCACCGACGTGAAGCAGTTGGGCGGCAAGTCGGTGGCGATTCCGTTCTGGTATTCGATTCATAACGTGGTGGTGCAGCAGTTGTTCCGTGACAACGGGCTGACGCCGGTAGCGCGTGCGGCGGGCGGCGCGATCGGCGCCAATGAAGTCAACCTGATCGTGCTGCCGCCTTCGGACATGCCGCCGGCATTGGCCAGCAAGCGCATCGACGGTTATATCGTCGCCGAGCCGTTCAACGCTCTGGCGGAGAACCTGAAGGTCGGTCGCGTGCAGCGCTTCACCGGCGACGTCTGGCGCAACCATGCGTGCTGTGTGGTGTTCATGCATGAGCATGACCTGACCCAGCGCCCGGAATGGTCGCAGAAAGTGGTGAATGCCATCGTCAAGGCCCAGGTCTGGACTCGCGACAACCGCGAAGAAGCGGTGAAGCTGTTGTCCAAGGACGGCCCGAACCGCTACACGCCGCATGCCGAGCCGGTGTTGAGCAAAGTGCTGGCGCCTGCAGCCGCCGATCGCGCCGGGTACCTGGCCGATGGCGCGATCCGCCACGCCAACTGGGACGAGCACCGTATCGACTTCCAACCTTACCCGTTCCCCAGCTACACCGAGGAACTGGTACGCCGTCTGAAAGACACCTTGATCGAGGGCGACAAACAATTCCTCGCCGAGCTGGACCCGGCCTTCGTCGCCAGCGACCTGGTGGATGACCGTTTTGTCCGCAACGCTATCGAAGCCGTCGGCGGCATGAAGACCTTCGGCTTGCCCGACGGTTATGCGCGCAACGAGGAGATTGGCGTGTGA
- a CDS encoding acyl-CoA dehydrogenase family protein produces MLDPILSRWLDVQAQALDVGSCDPQEVLPRLAEANVLRIGVPKALGGLGGDVAGAMEAIANIASHSLAAAFVCWGQRSFIEYLLQSPNARLREQLLPDLISGKLAGATGLSNAMKFLSGIETLQISAEPTDHGWTLNGRLHWVTNLRRNGFVAAAAIEHAGGGAPFILAIPDSVAGLQRSHDLELLGLQSSNTAALGLEGVELSRDWLLHEDARQFLPAVRPAFLGLQCGLSIGLARRSLAEVAHHLGASRTVLREELEALRVTLDHLVTELKKGLLTGRFAAEPVPLFKLRIALAETAASAVQLELQASGGKAYLTAHGSGFARRWRESAFVPIVTPSLVQLRTELQRQANL; encoded by the coding sequence ATGCTTGACCCGATCTTGAGCCGTTGGCTCGATGTTCAAGCGCAGGCCCTGGACGTGGGCAGTTGCGATCCACAGGAAGTGCTGCCGCGGCTGGCAGAGGCCAATGTATTGCGCATCGGTGTGCCCAAAGCCCTCGGCGGCCTGGGCGGCGATGTGGCGGGGGCGATGGAAGCCATCGCCAATATTGCGAGCCATTCCCTGGCGGCGGCGTTCGTCTGCTGGGGCCAGCGCTCCTTTATCGAATACCTGCTGCAAAGCCCCAATGCGCGGCTGCGCGAGCAACTGCTGCCGGACTTGATCAGCGGCAAGCTGGCCGGTGCCACGGGGCTTTCGAATGCGATGAAGTTTCTGTCCGGCATCGAGACGCTGCAGATCAGCGCCGAGCCCACTGATCACGGCTGGACCCTCAACGGCCGCCTGCATTGGGTGACCAACCTGCGCAGGAACGGTTTCGTTGCCGCTGCGGCCATTGAACACGCCGGTGGCGGCGCGCCGTTTATCCTGGCCATCCCGGATTCCGTGGCCGGTTTGCAGCGCTCCCACGATCTGGAGTTGCTCGGGTTGCAGTCGAGCAATACCGCTGCCCTTGGCCTGGAGGGCGTGGAGCTGAGCCGCGACTGGCTGCTGCACGAGGACGCGCGCCAGTTCCTGCCCGCCGTGCGCCCGGCGTTCCTGGGTTTGCAATGTGGACTGTCGATCGGGCTGGCGCGGCGCTCCCTGGCGGAGGTGGCCCATCACTTGGGCGCTTCGCGCACGGTGTTACGTGAAGAACTCGAAGCGCTGCGGGTGACCCTCGATCACCTGGTCACTGAACTCAAGAAGGGCCTGTTGACCGGGCGGTTCGCCGCCGAACCGGTGCCGTTGTTCAAGCTGCGCATTGCCCTGGCGGAAACCGCCGCCAGCGCTGTGCAGCTGGAGTTGCAGGCCAGCGGTGGCAAGGCTTACCTCACCGCCCATGGCAGCGGCTTTGCCCGGCGCTGGCGCGAATCGGCGTTTGTGCCGATCGTCACGCCGAGCCTGGTGCAACTGCGCACCGAATTGCAGCGCCAGGCCAACCTATGA